A DNA window from Amycolatopsis sp. DSM 110486 contains the following coding sequences:
- a CDS encoding IclR family transcriptional regulator, whose product MTQESAGAAVGDGVDNNRAGAGRPGVLDRAVVLLEVVAAHEAGIGVREAARQTGVDRSAVSRIFAQLEELGWVEQTGERGVYSAGSRLFSLVAVLRDRDSLWNAAKPIFQELVDVYNETCYLAVREHHRLVFRDKIDCDQPIRYVLELGKPVRLTTGAAGTAILCGMPASEVELVFAEGLERHTPNSITDIHEYRETLERDRKLGYSVSRGRWVRNGAGVASPFFDASGSCAGAVTLSMPGDRLELLPVDKVGQAVLEGARQLSRRLGYLGTWGE is encoded by the coding sequence GTGACTCAAGAGAGTGCCGGCGCCGCGGTAGGCGACGGGGTGGACAACAACCGGGCGGGGGCCGGGCGGCCCGGTGTCCTGGATCGGGCGGTCGTGCTGCTCGAAGTGGTCGCGGCGCACGAAGCGGGGATCGGCGTCCGGGAAGCAGCGCGGCAGACTGGCGTCGATCGCAGCGCTGTCAGTCGGATCTTCGCGCAGCTGGAGGAGCTCGGGTGGGTCGAACAGACCGGCGAGCGGGGGGTGTACTCGGCGGGCTCGCGCCTGTTCTCCCTCGTGGCGGTGCTGCGTGACCGGGACAGCCTCTGGAACGCGGCGAAGCCGATCTTCCAGGAGCTTGTCGATGTGTACAACGAGACCTGCTACCTGGCCGTACGGGAGCACCACCGGCTGGTCTTCCGGGACAAGATCGATTGCGACCAGCCCATCAGGTACGTGCTCGAACTCGGGAAGCCGGTCCGGCTGACCACCGGCGCCGCCGGAACCGCGATCCTGTGCGGCATGCCGGCGAGTGAGGTCGAGCTCGTCTTCGCCGAGGGCTTGGAACGGCACACGCCGAACAGCATCACCGACATCCACGAGTACCGCGAAACGCTCGAGCGAGATCGAAAGCTGGGCTACTCGGTGAGCCGCGGTCGCTGGGTCCGCAACGGAGCCGGTGTCGCCTCGCCGTTTTTCGACGCGAGCGGCTCGTGCGCGGGTGCGGTCACGCTGAGCATGCCCGGGGACCGGCTTGAGCTGCTGCCCGTCGACAAGGTCGGTCAGGCTGTCCTTGAGGGAGCCCGCCAGCTGTCGCGCCGTCTCGGTTATCTCGGCACGTGGGGCGAATGA
- a CDS encoding MFS transporter codes for MRRIAVAGVAATTAEWLDFYVYTTAAALVLGPLFFPDQNAAIGTIAAFGTLAVGFLARPVGGIIAGHLGDRWGRRPTLVLAMVVMGTATTLIGLLPTHASVGVLAPVLLVLLRLVQGLGVGAQWAGGALLLTEHAPVRLRGFYGSLGQLGACLGAALANGIFLVLTLLLSEDSFRSWGWRLPFLGGFVVVLFGMYVQRRIEETPVFLHLREANAAKASPVRKPLVEVFRTHRKAVVQAAGAFLVGNAAFYVLSTGMVDYGSRVLGLPRSTVLALVMCAGLVQVVALPFFGRLSDRVGRKKLFLIGTAAMAVWAWPLFLLADTGNRWLLGLGLVIAYVIHSSMYGPLAAMFVEMFPAEVRFSGASLGYQIASVVAGGFAPTIMATLVAVTGSSWSVSLYLSVLAVITFAAVCTITEVFRRDLFATGTAATVETSSVDGVEPSSVRPH; via the coding sequence ATGCGGCGAATCGCCGTCGCGGGCGTCGCGGCGACGACGGCCGAATGGCTGGACTTCTACGTCTACACAACGGCCGCGGCCTTGGTGCTCGGCCCGCTCTTCTTCCCGGACCAGAACGCGGCGATCGGCACCATCGCCGCCTTCGGCACTCTCGCGGTGGGGTTCCTGGCGCGCCCGGTTGGCGGCATCATCGCCGGCCACCTGGGCGACCGCTGGGGCCGGCGCCCGACGCTGGTGCTCGCCATGGTGGTCATGGGCACCGCGACCACGCTGATCGGCCTGCTGCCCACCCACGCCTCGGTGGGCGTGCTCGCCCCGGTACTGCTGGTGCTGCTCCGGCTCGTCCAGGGGCTGGGCGTCGGTGCGCAGTGGGCCGGCGGCGCGTTGCTGCTCACCGAGCACGCACCCGTGCGGCTGCGGGGTTTCTACGGAAGCCTCGGCCAGCTGGGCGCGTGTCTCGGTGCGGCGCTGGCCAACGGGATCTTCCTGGTGCTGACCCTGCTGCTGTCCGAGGACAGCTTCCGGTCGTGGGGCTGGCGGTTGCCGTTCCTCGGTGGATTCGTCGTCGTCCTCTTCGGCATGTACGTGCAGCGGCGCATCGAGGAGACACCCGTGTTTCTCCACCTGCGTGAGGCGAACGCGGCGAAGGCGTCGCCGGTCAGGAAGCCGCTCGTCGAGGTGTTCCGGACCCACCGCAAAGCCGTAGTCCAGGCGGCCGGAGCCTTCCTCGTGGGCAACGCGGCGTTCTACGTCCTCAGCACGGGGATGGTCGACTACGGCAGCCGCGTGCTCGGGCTGCCCCGCAGCACCGTGCTCGCCCTGGTGATGTGCGCGGGGCTGGTGCAGGTCGTCGCGCTCCCGTTCTTCGGCCGGCTCAGCGACCGCGTCGGGCGCAAGAAGCTGTTCCTGATCGGGACCGCCGCCATGGCGGTCTGGGCGTGGCCGCTGTTCCTGCTCGCCGACACGGGGAACCGGTGGCTGCTCGGCCTTGGTTTGGTGATCGCGTACGTGATCCACTCGTCGATGTACGGGCCGCTCGCCGCGATGTTCGTCGAGATGTTCCCCGCGGAGGTCCGCTTCTCCGGCGCGAGCCTCGGTTACCAGATCGCGTCGGTGGTGGCCGGCGGGTTCGCGCCCACCATCATGGCCACCCTCGTGGCGGTCACCGGCAGCAGCTGGTCGGTGTCCCTCTACCTCTCGGTGCTGGCGGTCATCACGTTCGCCGCCGTCTGCACGATCACCGAAGTCTTCCGGCGTGACCTGTTCGCCACGGGTACCGCCGCAACCGTCGAAACCAGTTCCGTTGACGGCGTCGAGCCGTCCAGCGTTCGTCCCCACTAG
- a CDS encoding AraC family transcriptional regulator: MFDALTDEQSAVARLRLCSRRDNGWLTPLVQLVDNAPATEQFDLPATSDIALVLVTQGRTTMESWHGGHWRRVECQPGRIRVTAPGRPVRLRWRGDDGYLTTNVFLSPSLLERAAVDLRRPAAARMSWPDILTIDDPVLAAVSGGLGDAALAGADPLYAETAAAYLAAHLLTRHGRLPAPRPASGEDIRVRRAVSFINENHHLPLALTDIAAAASLSPFHFLRVFKRATGQTPHRFLTTVRVNRARRYLERGDISVTEVAQLCGFASPAQLATSFRRETGLSPSAYRADRNKSREEPQADESADGPSLLTSPACPQTT; encoded by the coding sequence TTGTTCGACGCGCTGACCGACGAGCAGAGTGCCGTCGCGCGGCTGCGCCTGTGCAGCCGGCGAGACAACGGCTGGCTGACGCCGCTCGTCCAGCTCGTGGACAACGCCCCGGCCACCGAGCAGTTCGACCTGCCGGCCACCAGCGACATCGCTCTGGTGCTGGTCACGCAAGGCAGGACAACCATGGAGTCGTGGCATGGCGGCCACTGGCGCCGAGTCGAGTGCCAGCCGGGCCGGATCCGGGTGACCGCGCCCGGCCGGCCGGTCCGGCTGCGCTGGCGAGGTGACGACGGGTACCTCACCACAAACGTGTTCCTCTCCCCCAGCCTGCTCGAACGCGCCGCGGTCGATCTGCGCAGACCGGCCGCGGCGCGGATGAGCTGGCCGGACATACTCACGATCGACGACCCGGTCCTGGCGGCGGTGTCCGGCGGCCTCGGTGATGCGGCTCTGGCCGGCGCCGACCCGCTGTACGCGGAGACGGCCGCCGCCTACCTGGCCGCGCACTTGTTGACCCGGCACGGCCGGCTGCCCGCTCCGCGCCCGGCCAGCGGCGAGGACATTCGGGTGCGCAGGGCCGTCTCGTTCATCAACGAGAACCACCACTTGCCGCTCGCCCTCACGGACATCGCGGCGGCGGCCAGCCTGAGCCCGTTCCACTTCCTCCGCGTGTTCAAACGGGCGACCGGCCAGACCCCACACCGCTTCCTGACCACCGTCCGGGTGAACCGGGCGCGCCGCTACCTGGAACGCGGCGATATCTCCGTCACCGAGGTCGCTCAGCTGTGCGGCTTCGCTTCCCCCGCTCAGCTGGCCACGTCATTCCGGCGGGAAACAGGCCTGTCCCCCAGCGCCTACCGGGCGGACCGCAATAAATCGCGCGAGGAACCGCAAGCAGACGAAAGCGCTGACGGACCCAGCCTCCTAACGTCGCCGGCATGTCCACAAACGACGTGA
- a CDS encoding cyclase family protein translates to MTTETTNPATGAGQTTPSVETVRALIAEHNNWGRWGADDQVGTLNHVTAEHVVQAAATIRTGKRFSLALPFDADGPQRGGFGRFNPLHLMFRDGGDIATGTIIDDFYGGKDRYCRGTDDLIIMPLQSGTQWDALAHILFDGTMYNGYEPTAVTSKGATRNDIAQAADRIAGRGVLLDLPRFKGVDALGDGYAITSADLDGCAASQGVEVRQGDFVLIRTGQLQARRGNWGDYAGGSAPGMGLDSVPWVAGKQIAGLATDTWGMEVLPNETPDVFQPLHCVFLVGMGLYVGEIFDFETLADDCAQDGRYEFFFCAPPLPFSRAVGSPVNPMAIK, encoded by the coding sequence ATGACCACCGAAACCACGAACCCGGCTACCGGCGCCGGACAGACCACGCCGAGCGTCGAAACCGTGCGCGCGCTCATCGCCGAGCACAACAACTGGGGGCGGTGGGGCGCCGACGACCAGGTGGGCACACTCAACCACGTCACCGCTGAACACGTCGTCCAGGCCGCGGCCACGATCCGGACGGGCAAGCGGTTCTCGCTCGCGCTGCCCTTCGACGCCGACGGCCCGCAACGCGGCGGTTTCGGTCGTTTCAACCCGCTCCACCTGATGTTCCGCGACGGCGGCGACATCGCCACCGGCACGATCATCGACGACTTCTACGGCGGCAAGGACCGCTACTGCCGCGGCACCGACGACCTCATCATCATGCCGCTGCAGTCGGGCACCCAGTGGGACGCATTGGCGCACATTCTCTTCGACGGCACCATGTACAACGGCTACGAGCCGACTGCTGTCACGAGCAAGGGCGCCACGCGCAACGACATTGCGCAGGCCGCCGACCGCATCGCCGGCCGGGGCGTTCTCCTCGACCTTCCCCGGTTCAAAGGAGTCGACGCCCTCGGGGACGGCTACGCGATCACGTCCGCCGACCTCGACGGCTGCGCCGCGAGCCAGGGCGTCGAGGTGCGCCAGGGCGACTTCGTGCTGATCCGCACAGGGCAGTTGCAGGCCCGGCGCGGCAACTGGGGCGACTACGCCGGCGGCAGCGCCCCCGGCATGGGTCTCGACAGCGTGCCATGGGTGGCCGGGAAGCAGATCGCCGGCCTCGCCACGGACACCTGGGGCATGGAGGTGCTGCCGAACGAGACGCCCGACGTCTTCCAGCCGCTGCACTGTGTGTTCCTCGTGGGGATGGGCCTGTACGTGGGGGAAATCTTCGATTTCGAGACCCTGGCCGACGACTGCGCCCAAGACGGCCGCTACGAGTTCTTCTTCTGCGCGCCGCCGTTGCCGTTCAGCCGCGCAGTCGGCTCACCCGTGAACCCGATGGCGATCAAGTAG
- a CDS encoding RidA family protein produces the protein MGQEETATVTTSPDGRARLIGPYSKIADSAADLVFVGSVTPHLPSGELVRSFRQVDADGARVRRNQMLIDVPEEPAAAQAYFAFDQLGEVLASYSLDLRAVARLRVFVSDRENLAVVNRVVRDRLGGHRPAISVVLVSSHGLDKEVEVYLDAVAYTGEGGVQVVDAADGSAVVRAGDYVFVPSTTGTEPAPAPSRLGTLPDELAAMEFSTPKATEALEQSWTLFQKMDAALESAGGGIEDVLKVNGWLPESMRYYGPVVLARQALSDHNEKRLVASTGLSIGGLPDPAARIAFEAVAYLPRSGGDAKEVRLPQADIARYYVGAVRGGGLVFTCGEVPIDGPNRRLVDRNAELSGEGRSLSFGHLEADTGIRAKAWYVYQLHTEYLEAYGLDLGDVVHQTVYLKDATERAVVERVGTMVFGPTLPPTTFVPIVDTSPFAAASIEIEVVARHR, from the coding sequence ATGGGACAGGAAGAAACCGCCACGGTCACGACGTCGCCCGACGGCCGGGCCCGGCTGATCGGCCCTTACAGCAAGATCGCGGACAGCGCGGCCGACCTGGTGTTCGTCGGCTCCGTCACCCCGCACCTCCCTTCGGGGGAGCTCGTCCGATCGTTCCGGCAGGTCGACGCGGACGGCGCGCGGGTCCGGCGGAACCAGATGCTGATCGACGTACCCGAGGAGCCGGCCGCGGCGCAGGCGTACTTCGCTTTCGACCAGCTCGGCGAGGTGCTCGCGAGCTACAGCCTCGATCTCCGCGCGGTCGCCCGGCTGCGGGTTTTCGTCTCGGACCGCGAGAACCTGGCCGTCGTCAACCGCGTCGTCCGCGACCGCCTCGGCGGGCACCGGCCGGCGATCAGCGTGGTGCTCGTGTCGTCCCACGGCCTGGACAAGGAGGTCGAGGTCTACCTCGACGCCGTCGCCTACACCGGCGAGGGTGGCGTCCAGGTCGTCGACGCCGCCGACGGGAGCGCGGTGGTGCGCGCCGGGGACTACGTGTTCGTCCCCAGCACGACGGGCACGGAGCCGGCCCCGGCACCCTCGCGGCTCGGCACGCTGCCGGACGAGCTCGCCGCCATGGAGTTCAGCACGCCCAAGGCCACCGAAGCGCTCGAGCAGTCGTGGACGCTCTTCCAGAAGATGGACGCGGCGCTCGAGTCCGCCGGCGGCGGCATCGAGGACGTGCTGAAGGTCAACGGCTGGCTGCCCGAATCGATGCGCTACTACGGGCCGGTCGTGCTCGCGCGGCAGGCGCTGTCCGACCACAACGAGAAGCGGCTGGTGGCCAGCACCGGCCTGAGCATCGGCGGGTTGCCCGACCCGGCGGCGCGCATCGCGTTCGAAGCCGTCGCGTACCTGCCCCGCAGCGGTGGGGACGCCAAGGAAGTCCGGCTGCCGCAGGCCGACATCGCCCGCTACTACGTTGGCGCGGTCCGGGGCGGCGGCCTCGTGTTCACGTGCGGCGAGGTGCCGATCGACGGCCCGAACCGCCGGCTCGTCGACCGCAACGCCGAGCTGTCCGGTGAAGGCCGCAGCCTGTCCTTCGGACATCTCGAGGCGGACACGGGTATCCGGGCGAAGGCCTGGTACGTCTACCAGCTGCACACCGAATACCTCGAGGCCTACGGTCTCGATCTCGGTGACGTCGTCCATCAGACGGTGTACCTGAAGGACGCCACCGAGCGGGCGGTCGTCGAACGCGTCGGCACGATGGTCTTCGGACCGACGCTGCCGCCCACCACGTTCGTGCCGATCGTCGACACGTCGCCGTTCGCGGCGGCGTCCATCGAGATCGAAGTCGTTGCCCGGCACCGCTGA
- a CDS encoding xanthine dehydrogenase family protein subunit M, whose protein sequence is MRAFTYLAPDTVDATVDALRTAQPGTKILAGGTTLYDLMKLDIENPPAVIDVHRIAELSTIEIGERELVFGSGARMADVADHPAIRTEYPGLSESLWRAATQQLRNMATLGGNLLQRTRCAYFRNGSEFPCNKREPGSGCAAIGGHDRGHALFGGSDSCIATYAGDFAVALIAFDALVDVAGPRGERTVPLAGLHVEPGDDPTREHVLDPDELILRIRVPATPAGRGSTYLKIRDRESYAFALASVAAGLTFDANGLIDECRIGLGGVATRPWRATEAEQTLLGQRLTPQTARHAGEVAFASARRGAYNGFRVELGIRTIGDALRTAGERAAQ, encoded by the coding sequence ATGCGTGCCTTCACCTACCTCGCGCCGGACACCGTGGACGCCACCGTGGACGCGTTGCGCACCGCGCAGCCCGGCACCAAGATTCTGGCCGGTGGCACCACTCTCTACGACCTGATGAAGCTGGACATCGAGAACCCGCCCGCGGTCATCGACGTGCACCGGATCGCCGAGCTGAGCACCATTGAAATCGGCGAGCGCGAACTCGTGTTCGGCTCCGGTGCGCGCATGGCGGACGTGGCCGACCACCCGGCGATCCGCACCGAGTACCCGGGCCTGTCCGAGTCTCTGTGGCGCGCCGCGACACAGCAGCTCCGCAACATGGCGACGCTCGGCGGGAACCTACTGCAGCGCACCCGCTGCGCCTACTTCCGTAACGGTTCGGAATTCCCGTGTAACAAGCGCGAACCGGGCAGCGGTTGTGCCGCCATCGGCGGGCACGACCGCGGCCACGCCCTATTCGGTGGGAGCGACTCGTGCATCGCCACCTACGCCGGCGACTTCGCCGTCGCGCTGATCGCATTCGACGCCTTGGTGGATGTCGCCGGGCCCAGAGGGGAACGCACCGTGCCACTCGCCGGACTCCACGTCGAGCCAGGTGACGACCCGACCCGCGAACACGTCCTCGACCCGGACGAACTCATCCTCCGCATCCGCGTGCCCGCGACCCCGGCCGGGCGCGGATCGACATACCTCAAGATCCGAGACCGCGAGTCCTACGCGTTCGCCTTGGCCTCAGTCGCCGCTGGTCTCACCTTCGACGCGAACGGCCTGATCGACGAATGCCGGATCGGCCTCGGTGGGGTGGCCACCCGGCCATGGCGGGCAACCGAAGCCGAACAGACCCTGCTCGGCCAGCGCCTGACCCCGCAGACCGCCAGACACGCCGGGGAGGTCGCCTTCGCATCAGCCCGTCGCGGTGCCTACAACGGATTCCGCGTCGAGCTGGGCATCCGCACCATTGGCGACGCACTGCGCACCGCCGGAGAGCGAGCCGCCCAATGA
- a CDS encoding AMP-binding protein, with the protein MDLDKLNVRDFLDAAAARNPDRPFLIWHDEEQTYTEFAAEVDRAAVVWHEMGVRKGDRVAFMAGNSPGFLHAWLGLAKLGAILVAINTGFKLDEARYLVEHSEAVAVLVDPEHAGFFRTIRRSAPSLRTLCSFGDSDAGFTDFTRAMAQADPASVPAVDLEGDDVISLIYTSGTTGRPKGVMQTHRNYVLTGQAYPHWMGMNKGDRVYACLPLFHINSQAYSTMGAIGAEGALVLAPRFSASRFWPEVRRHRVNVFNYIGAMAVILSKSEPSSHDRDHDVRTAYGVPALPYEVREQVEERFGLSAISGFGMSETTYGLLEPGDAPRRPGTMGIPRHHPDPSVPRTEARIVDKNGNEVGPGQVGELVLKNAAMMLGYFRDPERTAEALRDGWLHTGDSAWRDEDGWFYFVDRVKDIIRRRGENVSSLEVEQTLNAHPGVRASAVIGVPSDLLDEDICAIVIPQPGHAPTAEELIAWCTERLARFKVPRYIEFVTEIPMTSTAKIEKHRLRSGDYARGERIDIGEAATRLSAPVTATSGSSRSTEEA; encoded by the coding sequence GTGGATCTGGACAAACTCAACGTCCGCGACTTCCTCGACGCGGCGGCGGCCCGCAACCCCGATCGGCCGTTCCTGATCTGGCACGACGAGGAACAGACCTACACCGAGTTCGCTGCCGAGGTCGACCGCGCCGCGGTCGTCTGGCACGAGATGGGTGTGCGCAAGGGAGACCGGGTCGCCTTCATGGCCGGCAACTCGCCCGGTTTCCTGCACGCCTGGCTCGGTCTCGCGAAGCTCGGCGCGATCCTGGTGGCGATCAACACCGGATTCAAGCTGGACGAGGCGCGCTACCTGGTCGAGCACTCCGAGGCGGTCGCCGTGCTGGTCGACCCGGAACATGCCGGCTTCTTCCGCACGATCCGGCGCTCCGCACCGTCGTTGCGAACCCTGTGCAGCTTCGGAGACTCGGACGCCGGGTTCACCGACTTCACCCGGGCCATGGCCCAAGCTGACCCGGCGTCGGTTCCCGCGGTCGACCTCGAAGGCGACGACGTCATCTCGCTCATCTACACGTCAGGCACCACTGGCCGGCCCAAGGGCGTCATGCAGACACACCGCAACTACGTGCTGACGGGCCAGGCCTACCCGCACTGGATGGGCATGAACAAGGGCGACCGGGTCTACGCGTGCCTGCCGTTGTTCCACATCAACTCGCAGGCGTACTCCACTATGGGCGCGATCGGCGCGGAGGGCGCGCTCGTCCTTGCGCCACGGTTCAGCGCCAGCCGGTTCTGGCCCGAGGTGCGCCGGCACCGGGTGAACGTCTTCAACTACATCGGCGCCATGGCGGTCATCCTCAGCAAGAGCGAGCCGTCATCGCACGACAGGGACCATGATGTGCGCACGGCGTACGGCGTGCCGGCCCTGCCGTACGAGGTCCGGGAACAGGTCGAGGAACGCTTCGGGCTGTCCGCGATCTCCGGGTTCGGCATGAGCGAGACGACCTACGGCCTGCTCGAGCCCGGCGACGCACCCCGCCGCCCCGGCACGATGGGCATCCCCCGGCACCACCCCGACCCGTCGGTGCCGCGGACCGAGGCGCGCATCGTCGACAAGAACGGCAACGAAGTCGGCCCAGGGCAAGTCGGCGAGCTCGTGCTCAAGAACGCCGCCATGATGCTCGGCTACTTCAGGGACCCAGAGCGCACAGCGGAAGCCCTGCGCGACGGCTGGCTGCACACCGGCGACAGCGCCTGGCGCGACGAGGACGGCTGGTTCTACTTCGTCGACCGGGTGAAGGACATCATCCGCCGACGCGGGGAGAACGTCTCATCCCTGGAGGTCGAGCAGACGCTCAACGCCCACCCGGGTGTGCGGGCCTCGGCCGTGATCGGCGTGCCGTCCGACCTGCTCGACGAAGACATCTGCGCGATCGTCATACCCCAGCCCGGCCACGCGCCGACTGCGGAAGAGCTCATCGCGTGGTGCACCGAGCGCCTGGCGCGCTTCAAAGTCCCGCGCTACATCGAGTTCGTCACTGAGATCCCGATGACTTCGACAGCCAAGATCGAAAAACACCGGCTCCGCAGCGGCGACTACGCCCGCGGCGAGCGCATCGACATCGGCGAGGCGGCTACGCGCCTGTCCGCCCCTGTGACCGCCACTAGCGGTTCGTCCCGAAGCACGGAGGAAGCATGA
- a CDS encoding acetyl-CoA acetyltransferase, translating to MTIRGKTAIVGIAEVDTFETRGRSPAGLAAAASKRALADAGLELSDVDGLFTTSSYYSMPTLTMSEYLGIKPRYTDSTALGGCSFIAHLGHAAAAIEAGLCDVALVCYGSTQRSDRGKLVSNAEWLAYEQPYGLLHPVGSFGLIANRHMAQFGTTSEQLAQVAVAAREWALLNPAAPYPKPLTVDDVLESTPIASPLHKLDCCLVTDGGAAAVLTSAARAQDLAKPPVYLLGTGEASNHRNVSQMPDLTATEATHSAERAMQMAGVTHADIDTAHVYDAFTISLLILLEDLGFCPKGEGGAFVADGNIAPGGSLALNTNGGGLSYTHPGMLGMFLITEAVRQLRGEAGVRQKPGAAVSLVHGMGLTLAAHATAVLGISP from the coding sequence GTGACCATCCGCGGCAAGACCGCCATCGTCGGGATCGCCGAGGTCGACACGTTCGAGACCCGGGGACGCTCCCCGGCCGGCCTCGCGGCGGCCGCTTCGAAACGCGCCCTCGCCGACGCCGGGCTCGAGCTGTCCGATGTAGACGGTCTGTTCACCACGTCGTCGTACTACTCGATGCCCACGCTCACCATGAGCGAGTACCTCGGCATCAAGCCGAGGTACACCGACTCGACCGCGCTCGGCGGCTGCTCCTTCATCGCCCACCTCGGGCACGCGGCCGCCGCGATCGAAGCGGGACTCTGCGACGTCGCGCTCGTCTGTTACGGCAGCACCCAGCGCAGCGACCGCGGCAAGCTCGTTAGCAACGCCGAATGGCTCGCCTACGAGCAACCGTACGGCCTGCTGCACCCGGTGGGGAGCTTCGGTCTCATCGCAAACCGGCACATGGCCCAGTTCGGAACGACCAGCGAACAGCTCGCCCAGGTCGCCGTCGCCGCCAGGGAATGGGCCCTCTTGAACCCCGCCGCGCCGTACCCGAAACCGCTGACCGTCGACGACGTACTCGAGTCCACACCGATTGCCAGCCCGCTGCACAAACTCGACTGCTGCCTGGTCACCGACGGCGGCGCGGCGGCAGTGCTCACGTCAGCCGCGCGAGCGCAGGACCTGGCCAAGCCACCCGTCTACCTGCTCGGGACCGGCGAGGCCTCGAACCACCGCAACGTCTCGCAGATGCCCGACCTCACCGCGACCGAAGCCACCCACAGCGCGGAACGAGCCATGCAGATGGCCGGGGTGACCCACGCGGACATCGATACGGCGCACGTGTACGACGCGTTCACCATCAGCCTCCTGATCCTCCTCGAGGATCTCGGTTTCTGCCCGAAAGGCGAGGGCGGTGCGTTCGTAGCGGACGGCAACATCGCCCCGGGCGGTTCACTCGCGCTCAACACCAACGGCGGCGGTCTCTCCTACACGCATCCGGGCATGCTCGGCATGTTCCTGATCACCGAAGCCGTCCGCCAGTTGCGTGGTGAAGCCGGTGTGCGCCAGAAACCCGGCGCGGCGGTGTCCCTGGTCCACGGCATGGGCCTCACCCTCGCGGCCCACGCGACCGCGGTGCTCGGCATCTCGCCGTGA
- a CDS encoding Zn-ribbon domain-containing OB-fold protein — MTTPLPPKPTPRGEERVYFDAAAENRLTYQTCDTCGSTVFYLRDVCPHCGGESLRLRDSAGVGKVYSYTVQNRASHPYFADRTPMTLALVDLEEGFRLLADLTGADDVEVGMPVEVVFRELDEDVTLPHFRPRGREEEPK; from the coding sequence ATGACCACGCCACTGCCCCCGAAACCGACTCCCCGCGGCGAAGAGCGCGTCTACTTCGACGCCGCAGCGGAGAATCGGCTTACATACCAGACCTGCGACACCTGCGGGTCGACCGTGTTCTACCTCCGTGACGTGTGCCCTCATTGCGGCGGTGAGAGCCTGCGGCTGCGCGACTCCGCCGGAGTCGGGAAGGTCTACAGCTACACGGTGCAGAATCGGGCGAGCCACCCGTATTTCGCCGACCGCACACCGATGACGCTCGCCCTCGTGGACCTTGAAGAAGGCTTCCGGCTGCTGGCCGACCTCACGGGAGCCGACGACGTGGAGGTGGGGATGCCCGTGGAAGTCGTGTTCCGCGAACTGGACGAGGACGTCACCCTGCCGCACTTCCGGCCCCGTGGCCGTGAGGAGGAACCGAAGTGA
- a CDS encoding (2Fe-2S)-binding protein, protein MSTNDVTVELACAVNGRAVRLELDPRESLLDVLRERLELTGTKKGCDQGHCGACTVHVDGRRVVSCLTPAVQVIGQDVTTIEGVSGEDDSLHPLQQAFIDNDALQCGYCTPGQIMSGLACIAEGHTGTDDEIREYLSGNICRCGAYVGIVAAVRQTSNGA, encoded by the coding sequence ATGTCCACAAACGACGTGACAGTGGAGTTGGCCTGCGCGGTCAACGGCCGGGCCGTCCGGCTCGAGCTGGATCCCCGGGAATCCCTCCTGGACGTGCTGCGCGAGCGGCTTGAGCTGACCGGCACGAAAAAGGGATGCGACCAGGGTCACTGTGGTGCGTGCACGGTGCATGTGGACGGTCGGCGAGTGGTGTCCTGCCTCACGCCCGCAGTCCAGGTCATCGGCCAGGACGTGACCACCATCGAGGGCGTCTCAGGCGAGGACGACAGTCTGCACCCGCTGCAGCAGGCGTTCATCGACAACGACGCGTTGCAGTGCGGCTACTGCACGCCCGGGCAGATCATGTCCGGTCTCGCCTGCATCGCCGAGGGCCACACCGGCACCGACGACGAGATTCGCGAATACCTGAGCGGCAACATCTGCCGCTGCGGCGCCTACGTGGGCATCGTGGCCGCGGTGCGGCAGACCTCGAACGGAGCGTGA